The genomic interval GGCACCTTTGACGATCCCGGCGATGTCGACCAGTTTCAGGGCGGCCGGGATGATTTTTTGCGGCTTGATGTATTTCGTGATCCTTTGCAGACGTGGATCGGGCACACTGACGATGCCTTCGTTGGGCTCGATGGTGCAGAACGGGTAGTTTTCGCTCTGTGCCGATTGCGAGCTTGTCAAAGCATTGAAAAGGGTGCTTTTGCCGACGTTGGGCAATCCGACGATCCCAGCTTCCATAACGTGTGATCAAATTTGGGGAAAACGGTTGGTAGGTCCAGAGGCGGAAATCGTATCATCCGACCTGCTTTCTTCGTAGGGCGGCGCGTCTGCATTTGGCGAGCGTCCGATGAAGGCCGTCAAGATGTTTTCCGTTGGGGTCGCCGGGGTCCCAATCGAACGATTCCCCGGTAAACTTTGGGCACCGTAGCGACGCGACCTTTGAGAATCCGCCCGCGACAGTTCCCCCCAACCTCTGAATCTCCCCTGATTGGCGAAAGTCGACCGCCTCGTGCCCTACGCTCAACTGGATCAGATCGCCGTTCACTTGCCCGAACGGATCGAAACCAACGCAGAACTTGCACGTGAGTTTCCGCGTTGGGACATTCCTTTGATCGAAGAGAAAACGGGAATTCGCCAGCGACATATCGCCGCTGAGAACGAAACCTCCAGTGATTTGGCGGTGGCGGCGGCGGAGAAGCTGTTTTCAGAGCACGGAATTGATCGCGGGTCGATCGACTTTTTGATGCTATGCACGCAAACGCCCGATTATCCGTTGCCCACGACGAGTTGTCTGATCCAAGACCGATTGGGTCTGAGCACCGGGTGTGGCGCGTTTGATTTCAATTTGGGCTGCAGCGGCTATGTGTACGGCATGGCGATGGCGGACGGGTTGATCCAGAGCGGTGCGGCTCGACGGATTTTGTTCATCACCGCCGAGACATATTCCAAATACATCGATGCGGAGGATCGCAGTCTACGAACGATCTTTGGCGATGCCGCCGCGGCGACGTTGATCACGGCGGCTGAGACACCATCGATGTGGGGGTTCAAATTTGGCAGCGATGGCAGCGGCGGCGACATGCTGCTGGTCGGCGACGGAGGGACTCGGGTCGCAGAGGATGCGATCCAGCCGCGACACCGAAAACGCTGGAAAAGCCGCTTGTACATGGATGGGCCGAGCCTGATCGAGTTCACCGTGGAGGCGATTCCCAGGTTGGTCGAGGAGATTTTGGCTGAGAATGGATTGAGCGACGGAGAGATCGGCAAGTACTTGATGCACCAGGCCACCTGGAAGATGCTCGATCAACTCCGGGAGCGAATGGGGGTTTCGCCGGACCGGTTGCCGATCGAGTTGTCGGACGTCGGCAATACGGTTTCGTGCACGCTGCCGATTTTGATCGATCAAATGCGAAATCGTGGCGGATTGGACCCCAAATCGGTTAACATGCTGGTGGGATTTGGAGTCGGTCTTTCGTGGGCCGGCTGCCTTTGGAAAGACCAAGCCAACGGTTGAACCATGAAAACGAATTTGAGCGGTCGTCTACTCATCGCCTCGCCTTACTTGAGCGATCCCAACTTCATGCGTTCAGTGGTCTTGATCATCCGGCATGATGTCGAAGGTGCCTTTGGGCTGCTGATCAATCGACCGACACTTCGTCGCTTTCGCGAATTGGTCGAGATGAACCTTTCGACCGGCTCGGTGCGAGAGGACGATTTCATTTTTCAAGGCGGACCTGTCGATGGACCTCTGCTGGCTTTGCACGACTTGGCCGGCGTAGGGGAACCGTGTGGGCAGGCAGAACCCAAGAACGATGCCGAGTTCTACGGTCCGATGGAATCGCATTCACAGGGCGCCAAGCACACCGTGTTTGATCATCCCGCCGAACCTTGGGGATCGATGTCGATCGAGTTGGGCAATCCGCCGGCTTGGATCACCGGAGACGACGACCATTTGCGAATTTTGCTCCGCCGACCCGATGCGCGGGTCCGCTACGTCCATCAGTACAGCGGATGGGGACCTGGGCAGTTGGAGGACGAATTGGAAATGGGCGGTTGGCTGATCGGCGACGCAACCGCGGATTTGATCTTTGGCAACGTCGACGAGATCTGGGAAACCGCGGTGAAGCGATGTGGTCATGAGATCCTGGCGTCCATCTCTCCCGGCATTCGCTTTGTCGACCCGATCGTGAACTGAACGATGTTTCCAACACGGAATGGCGGGAAAGACATTTGTCGATGAGGCGTTTTGTAATTGGCGACATTCATGGATGCTCCAAAGCGTTGCGGACGCTGATCGAAACGATCGCACCGACCCCAGAGGACGAGATCGTTTTCCTAGGCGATTACGTCGATCGCGGACCCGATAGTCGCGGTGTCATCGACCAAGTCATTGAGTTGCAGGAGCAATGCCGTGTCGTTGCCTTGCTGGGAAACCATGAGATCATGCTGCGTGGCGTCGCCATGCGTGGGCTGGACCCCAAAGTTTGGCTTGCCAGTGGTGGGCACGCGACGGTTGCCAGCTACGGCGGTTC from Stieleria varia carries:
- a CDS encoding YqgE/AlgH family protein — its product is MKTNLSGRLLIASPYLSDPNFMRSVVLIIRHDVEGAFGLLINRPTLRRFRELVEMNLSTGSVREDDFIFQGGPVDGPLLALHDLAGVGEPCGQAEPKNDAEFYGPMESHSQGAKHTVFDHPAEPWGSMSIELGNPPAWITGDDDHLRILLRRPDARVRYVHQYSGWGPGQLEDELEMGGWLIGDATADLIFGNVDEIWETAVKRCGHEILASISPGIRFVDPIVN
- a CDS encoding ketoacyl-ACP synthase III; amino-acid sequence: MPYAQLDQIAVHLPERIETNAELAREFPRWDIPLIEEKTGIRQRHIAAENETSSDLAVAAAEKLFSEHGIDRGSIDFLMLCTQTPDYPLPTTSCLIQDRLGLSTGCGAFDFNLGCSGYVYGMAMADGLIQSGAARRILFITAETYSKYIDAEDRSLRTIFGDAAAATLITAAETPSMWGFKFGSDGSGGDMLLVGDGGTRVAEDAIQPRHRKRWKSRLYMDGPSLIEFTVEAIPRLVEEILAENGLSDGEIGKYLMHQATWKMLDQLRERMGVSPDRLPIELSDVGNTVSCTLPILIDQMRNRGGLDPKSVNMLVGFGVGLSWAGCLWKDQANG